The Phocoena sinus isolate mPhoSin1 chromosome 17, mPhoSin1.pri, whole genome shotgun sequence genome contains a region encoding:
- the HSF1 gene encoding heat shock factor protein 1 isoform X4, which produces MDLPVGPGAAGPSNVPAFLTKLWTLVSDPDTDALICWSPSGNSFHVLDQGQFAKEVLPKYFKHSNMASFVRQLNMYGFRKVVHIEQGGLVKPERDDTEFQHPCFLRGQEQLLENIKRKVTSVSTLRSEDIKIHQDSVTKLLTDVQLMKGKQESMDSKLLAMKHENEALWREVASLRQKHAQQQKVVNKLIQFLISLVQSNRILGVKRKIPLMLSDSSSAHSMPKYGRQFSLERLHGPGPYSAPSPAYSGSSLYPPDAVASSGPIISDITELAPGSPLASAGGSIAERPLSSSPLVRVKEEPPSPPRSPRAEDASPSQPSSVVETPLSPTALIDSILRESEPAPAASAPALADAGGHPPSPRPASAPEKCLSVACLDNVARAPQMSGVARLFPCPSSSLHGRVQPGTELSDHLDAMDSNLDNLQTMLTSHGFSVDTSTLLDLFSPSVTVPDMSLPDLDSSLASIQELLSPQEPPRPLEAESSSPDSGKQLVHYTAQPLLLLDPGSVDVGGGDLPVLFELGDGSYFSEGDDYADDPTISLLTGSEPPKAKDPTVS; this is translated from the exons AGTGGGAACAGCTTCCACGTGCTGGACCAGGGCCAGTTCGCCAAGGAGGTGCTGCCCAAGTACTTCAAGCACAGCAACATGGCCAGCTTCGTGCGGCAGCTCAACATGT ATGGCTTCCGGAAGGTGGTCCACATCGAGCAGGGCGGCCTGGTCAAGCCAGAGAGGGACGACACCGAGTTCCAGCACCCGTGCTTCCTGCGCGGCCAGGAGCAGCTCCTGGAGAACATCAAGAGGAAAGTGACCAGC GTGTCCACCCTGAGGAGCGAGGACATAAAGATTCACCAGGACAGTGTCACCAAGCTGCTGACTGACGTGCAGCTGATGAAGGGGAAGCAGGAGAGCATGGACTCGAAGCTGCTGGCCATGAAGCA TGAGAACGAGGCCCTGTGGCGGGAGGTGGCCAGCCTGCGGCAGAAGCACGCCCAACAGCAGAAAGTCGTCAACAAG CTCATCCAGTTCCTCATCTCGCTGGTGCAGTCGAACCGGATCCTGGGGGTGAAGAGAAAGAT ccCGCTGATGCTGAGCGACAGCAGCTCCGCGCACTCCATGCCCAAGTACGGCCGGCAGTTCTCTCTGGAGCGCCTCCATGGCCCGGGGCCCTACTCG GCTCCGTCCCCGGCCTATAGCGGCTCCAGCCTCTACCCCCCAGACGCCGTTGCCAGCTCCGGACCCATCATCTCCGACATCACCGAGCTGGCCCCCGGCAGCCCCTTGGCCTCCGCGGGCGGGAGCATAGCTGAGAG GCCCCTGTCCAGCAGCCCCCTGGTTCGAGTCAAGGAGGAGCCCCCCAGCCCACCTCGGAGCCCCCGGGCAGAGGATGCCAGTCCCAGCCAGCCGTCCTCCGTGGTGGAGACGCCCCTGTCCCCGACCGCCCTCATTGATTCCATCCTGCGGGAGAGCGAGCCTGCGCCGGCCGCCTCGGCCCCGGCCCTCGCCGATGCCGGGGGCCACCCCCCCTCGCCCCGGCCTGCCTCGGCCCCCGAGAAGTGCCTCAGCGTAGCCTGCCTGGACAA TGTGGCTCGCGCTCCACAGATGTCTGGGGTCGCCCgcctcttcccctgcccctctTCCTCTCTACATGGCCGAGTCCAGCCAGG GACCGAGCTTAGCGACCACCTGGATGCCATGGACTCCAACCTGGACAACCTGCAGACCATGCTGACAAGCCACGGCTTCAGCGTGGACACCAGCACCCTGCTGGAC TTGTTCAGCCCTTCGGTGACAGTGCCTGACATGAGCCTGCCCGACCTTGACAGCAGCCTGGCCAGC ATCCAGGAGCTCCTCTCTCCCCAGGAGCCCCCCAGGCCTCTTGAAGCAGAGAGCAGCAGCCCTGACTCAG GGAAGCAGCTGGTGCATTACACGGCCCAGCCCCTGCTGCTGCTGGACCCTGGCTCCGTGGACGTGGGGGGCGGCGACCTGCCGGTGCTCTTCGAGCTGGGAGACGGCTCCTACTTCTCCGAGGGGGACGACTACGCAGACGACCCCACCATCTCCCTGCTGACGGGTTCCGAGCCCCCCAAAGCCAAGGACCCCACTGTCTCCTAG
- the HSF1 gene encoding heat shock factor protein 1 isoform X2, whose protein sequence is MDLPVGPGAAGPSNVPAFLTKLWTLVSDPDTDALICWSPSGNSFHVLDQGQFAKEVLPKYFKHSNMASFVRQLNMYGFRKVVHIEQGGLVKPERDDTEFQHPCFLRGQEQLLENIKRKVTSAISVTAPLGTQVSTLRSEDIKIHQDSVTKLLTDVQLMKGKQESMDSKLLAMKHENEALWREVASLRQKHAQQQKVVNKLIQFLISLVQSNRILGVKRKIPLMLSDSSSAHSMPKYGRQFSLERLHGPGPYSAPSPAYSGSSLYPPDAVASSGPIISDITELAPGSPLASAGGSIAERPLSSSPLVRVKEEPPSPPRSPRAEDASPSQPSSVVETPLSPTALIDSILRESEPAPAASAPALADAGGHPPSPRPASAPEKCLSVACLDNVARAPQMSGVARLFPCPSSSLHGRVQPGTELSDHLDAMDSNLDNLQTMLTSHGFSVDTSTLLDLFSPSVTVPDMSLPDLDSSLASIQELLSPQEPPRPLEAESSSPDSGKQLVHYTAQPLLLLDPGSVDVGGGDLPVLFELGDGSYFSEGDDYADDPTISLLTGSEPPKAKDPTVS, encoded by the exons AGTGGGAACAGCTTCCACGTGCTGGACCAGGGCCAGTTCGCCAAGGAGGTGCTGCCCAAGTACTTCAAGCACAGCAACATGGCCAGCTTCGTGCGGCAGCTCAACATGT ATGGCTTCCGGAAGGTGGTCCACATCGAGCAGGGCGGCCTGGTCAAGCCAGAGAGGGACGACACCGAGTTCCAGCACCCGTGCTTCCTGCGCGGCCAGGAGCAGCTCCTGGAGAACATCAAGAGGAAAGTGACCAGC GCCATCTCAGTGACTGCTCCCCTGGGGACCCAGGTGTCCACCCTGAGGAGCGAGGACATAAAGATTCACCAGGACAGTGTCACCAAGCTGCTGACTGACGTGCAGCTGATGAAGGGGAAGCAGGAGAGCATGGACTCGAAGCTGCTGGCCATGAAGCA TGAGAACGAGGCCCTGTGGCGGGAGGTGGCCAGCCTGCGGCAGAAGCACGCCCAACAGCAGAAAGTCGTCAACAAG CTCATCCAGTTCCTCATCTCGCTGGTGCAGTCGAACCGGATCCTGGGGGTGAAGAGAAAGAT ccCGCTGATGCTGAGCGACAGCAGCTCCGCGCACTCCATGCCCAAGTACGGCCGGCAGTTCTCTCTGGAGCGCCTCCATGGCCCGGGGCCCTACTCG GCTCCGTCCCCGGCCTATAGCGGCTCCAGCCTCTACCCCCCAGACGCCGTTGCCAGCTCCGGACCCATCATCTCCGACATCACCGAGCTGGCCCCCGGCAGCCCCTTGGCCTCCGCGGGCGGGAGCATAGCTGAGAG GCCCCTGTCCAGCAGCCCCCTGGTTCGAGTCAAGGAGGAGCCCCCCAGCCCACCTCGGAGCCCCCGGGCAGAGGATGCCAGTCCCAGCCAGCCGTCCTCCGTGGTGGAGACGCCCCTGTCCCCGACCGCCCTCATTGATTCCATCCTGCGGGAGAGCGAGCCTGCGCCGGCCGCCTCGGCCCCGGCCCTCGCCGATGCCGGGGGCCACCCCCCCTCGCCCCGGCCTGCCTCGGCCCCCGAGAAGTGCCTCAGCGTAGCCTGCCTGGACAA TGTGGCTCGCGCTCCACAGATGTCTGGGGTCGCCCgcctcttcccctgcccctctTCCTCTCTACATGGCCGAGTCCAGCCAGG GACCGAGCTTAGCGACCACCTGGATGCCATGGACTCCAACCTGGACAACCTGCAGACCATGCTGACAAGCCACGGCTTCAGCGTGGACACCAGCACCCTGCTGGAC TTGTTCAGCCCTTCGGTGACAGTGCCTGACATGAGCCTGCCCGACCTTGACAGCAGCCTGGCCAGC ATCCAGGAGCTCCTCTCTCCCCAGGAGCCCCCCAGGCCTCTTGAAGCAGAGAGCAGCAGCCCTGACTCAG GGAAGCAGCTGGTGCATTACACGGCCCAGCCCCTGCTGCTGCTGGACCCTGGCTCCGTGGACGTGGGGGGCGGCGACCTGCCGGTGCTCTTCGAGCTGGGAGACGGCTCCTACTTCTCCGAGGGGGACGACTACGCAGACGACCCCACCATCTCCCTGCTGACGGGTTCCGAGCCCCCCAAAGCCAAGGACCCCACTGTCTCCTAG
- the HSF1 gene encoding heat shock factor protein 1 isoform X6 produces the protein MDLPVGPGAAGPSNVPAFLTKLWTLVSDPDTDALICWSPSGNSFHVLDQGQFAKEVLPKYFKHSNMASFVRQLNMYGFRKVVHIEQGGLVKPERDDTEFQHPCFLRGQEQLLENIKRKVTSVSTLRSEDIKIHQDSVTKLLTDVQLMKGKQESMDSKLLAMKHENEALWREVASLRQKHAQQQKVVNKLIQFLISLVQSNRILGVKRKIPLMLSDSSSAHSMPKYGRQFSLERLHGPGPYSAPSPAYSGSSLYPPDAVASSGPIISDITELAPGSPLASAGGSIAERPLSSSPLVRVKEEPPSPPRSPRAEDASPSQPSSVVETPLSPTALIDSILRESEPAPAASAPALADAGGHPPSPRPASAPEKCLSVACLDKTELSDHLDAMDSNLDNLQTMLTSHGFSVDTSTLLDLFSPSVTVPDMSLPDLDSSLASIQELLSPQEPPRPLEAESSSPDSGKQLVHYTAQPLLLLDPGSVDVGGGDLPVLFELGDGSYFSEGDDYADDPTISLLTGSEPPKAKDPTVS, from the exons AGTGGGAACAGCTTCCACGTGCTGGACCAGGGCCAGTTCGCCAAGGAGGTGCTGCCCAAGTACTTCAAGCACAGCAACATGGCCAGCTTCGTGCGGCAGCTCAACATGT ATGGCTTCCGGAAGGTGGTCCACATCGAGCAGGGCGGCCTGGTCAAGCCAGAGAGGGACGACACCGAGTTCCAGCACCCGTGCTTCCTGCGCGGCCAGGAGCAGCTCCTGGAGAACATCAAGAGGAAAGTGACCAGC GTGTCCACCCTGAGGAGCGAGGACATAAAGATTCACCAGGACAGTGTCACCAAGCTGCTGACTGACGTGCAGCTGATGAAGGGGAAGCAGGAGAGCATGGACTCGAAGCTGCTGGCCATGAAGCA TGAGAACGAGGCCCTGTGGCGGGAGGTGGCCAGCCTGCGGCAGAAGCACGCCCAACAGCAGAAAGTCGTCAACAAG CTCATCCAGTTCCTCATCTCGCTGGTGCAGTCGAACCGGATCCTGGGGGTGAAGAGAAAGAT ccCGCTGATGCTGAGCGACAGCAGCTCCGCGCACTCCATGCCCAAGTACGGCCGGCAGTTCTCTCTGGAGCGCCTCCATGGCCCGGGGCCCTACTCG GCTCCGTCCCCGGCCTATAGCGGCTCCAGCCTCTACCCCCCAGACGCCGTTGCCAGCTCCGGACCCATCATCTCCGACATCACCGAGCTGGCCCCCGGCAGCCCCTTGGCCTCCGCGGGCGGGAGCATAGCTGAGAG GCCCCTGTCCAGCAGCCCCCTGGTTCGAGTCAAGGAGGAGCCCCCCAGCCCACCTCGGAGCCCCCGGGCAGAGGATGCCAGTCCCAGCCAGCCGTCCTCCGTGGTGGAGACGCCCCTGTCCCCGACCGCCCTCATTGATTCCATCCTGCGGGAGAGCGAGCCTGCGCCGGCCGCCTCGGCCCCGGCCCTCGCCGATGCCGGGGGCCACCCCCCCTCGCCCCGGCCTGCCTCGGCCCCCGAGAAGTGCCTCAGCGTAGCCTGCCTGGACAA GACCGAGCTTAGCGACCACCTGGATGCCATGGACTCCAACCTGGACAACCTGCAGACCATGCTGACAAGCCACGGCTTCAGCGTGGACACCAGCACCCTGCTGGAC TTGTTCAGCCCTTCGGTGACAGTGCCTGACATGAGCCTGCCCGACCTTGACAGCAGCCTGGCCAGC ATCCAGGAGCTCCTCTCTCCCCAGGAGCCCCCCAGGCCTCTTGAAGCAGAGAGCAGCAGCCCTGACTCAG GGAAGCAGCTGGTGCATTACACGGCCCAGCCCCTGCTGCTGCTGGACCCTGGCTCCGTGGACGTGGGGGGCGGCGACCTGCCGGTGCTCTTCGAGCTGGGAGACGGCTCCTACTTCTCCGAGGGGGACGACTACGCAGACGACCCCACCATCTCCCTGCTGACGGGTTCCGAGCCCCCCAAAGCCAAGGACCCCACTGTCTCCTAG
- the HSF1 gene encoding heat shock factor protein 1 isoform X7, which translates to MDLPVGPGAAGPSNVPAFLTKLWTLVSDPDTDALICWSPSGNSFHVLDQGQFAKEVLPKYFKHSNMASFVRQLNMYGFRKVVHIEQGGLVKPERDDTEFQHPCFLRGQEQLLENIKRKVTSVSTLRSEDIKIHQDSVTKLLTDVQLMKGKQESMDSKLLAMKHENEALWREVASLRQKHAQQQKVVNKLIQFLISLVQSNRILGVKRKIPLMLSDSSSAHSMPKYGRQFSLERLHGPGPYSAPSPAYSGSSLYPPDAVASSGPIISDITELAPGSPLASAGGSIAERPLSSSPLVRVKEEPPSPPRSPRAEDASPSQPSSVVETPLSPTALIDSILRESEPAPAASAPALADAGGHPPSPRPASAPEKCLSVACLDKTELSDHLDAMDSNLDNLQTMLTSHGFSVDTSTLLDLFSPSVTVPDMSLPDLDSSLASEPPRPLEAESSSPDSGKQLVHYTAQPLLLLDPGSVDVGGGDLPVLFELGDGSYFSEGDDYADDPTISLLTGSEPPKAKDPTVS; encoded by the exons AGTGGGAACAGCTTCCACGTGCTGGACCAGGGCCAGTTCGCCAAGGAGGTGCTGCCCAAGTACTTCAAGCACAGCAACATGGCCAGCTTCGTGCGGCAGCTCAACATGT ATGGCTTCCGGAAGGTGGTCCACATCGAGCAGGGCGGCCTGGTCAAGCCAGAGAGGGACGACACCGAGTTCCAGCACCCGTGCTTCCTGCGCGGCCAGGAGCAGCTCCTGGAGAACATCAAGAGGAAAGTGACCAGC GTGTCCACCCTGAGGAGCGAGGACATAAAGATTCACCAGGACAGTGTCACCAAGCTGCTGACTGACGTGCAGCTGATGAAGGGGAAGCAGGAGAGCATGGACTCGAAGCTGCTGGCCATGAAGCA TGAGAACGAGGCCCTGTGGCGGGAGGTGGCCAGCCTGCGGCAGAAGCACGCCCAACAGCAGAAAGTCGTCAACAAG CTCATCCAGTTCCTCATCTCGCTGGTGCAGTCGAACCGGATCCTGGGGGTGAAGAGAAAGAT ccCGCTGATGCTGAGCGACAGCAGCTCCGCGCACTCCATGCCCAAGTACGGCCGGCAGTTCTCTCTGGAGCGCCTCCATGGCCCGGGGCCCTACTCG GCTCCGTCCCCGGCCTATAGCGGCTCCAGCCTCTACCCCCCAGACGCCGTTGCCAGCTCCGGACCCATCATCTCCGACATCACCGAGCTGGCCCCCGGCAGCCCCTTGGCCTCCGCGGGCGGGAGCATAGCTGAGAG GCCCCTGTCCAGCAGCCCCCTGGTTCGAGTCAAGGAGGAGCCCCCCAGCCCACCTCGGAGCCCCCGGGCAGAGGATGCCAGTCCCAGCCAGCCGTCCTCCGTGGTGGAGACGCCCCTGTCCCCGACCGCCCTCATTGATTCCATCCTGCGGGAGAGCGAGCCTGCGCCGGCCGCCTCGGCCCCGGCCCTCGCCGATGCCGGGGGCCACCCCCCCTCGCCCCGGCCTGCCTCGGCCCCCGAGAAGTGCCTCAGCGTAGCCTGCCTGGACAA GACCGAGCTTAGCGACCACCTGGATGCCATGGACTCCAACCTGGACAACCTGCAGACCATGCTGACAAGCCACGGCTTCAGCGTGGACACCAGCACCCTGCTGGAC TTGTTCAGCCCTTCGGTGACAGTGCCTGACATGAGCCTGCCCGACCTTGACAGCAGCCTGGCCAGC GAGCCCCCCAGGCCTCTTGAAGCAGAGAGCAGCAGCCCTGACTCAG GGAAGCAGCTGGTGCATTACACGGCCCAGCCCCTGCTGCTGCTGGACCCTGGCTCCGTGGACGTGGGGGGCGGCGACCTGCCGGTGCTCTTCGAGCTGGGAGACGGCTCCTACTTCTCCGAGGGGGACGACTACGCAGACGACCCCACCATCTCCCTGCTGACGGGTTCCGAGCCCCCCAAAGCCAAGGACCCCACTGTCTCCTAG
- the HSF1 gene encoding heat shock factor protein 1 isoform X1: protein MDLPVGPGAAGPSNVPAFLTKLWTLVSDPDTDALICWSPSGNSFHVLDQGQFAKEVLPKYFKHSNMASFVRQLNMYGFRKVVHIEQGGLVKPERDDTEFQHPCFLRGQEQLLENIKRKVTSVSSPPPSPTSSDFPPGHQQEQRPPPVLLAWPGCTEPSSCWQPLLRQPPQRRPLQTGSPLALSAVSRPPQAISVTAPLGTQVSTLRSEDIKIHQDSVTKLLTDVQLMKGKQESMDSKLLAMKHENEALWREVASLRQKHAQQQKVVNKLIQFLISLVQSNRILGVKRKIPLMLSDSSSAHSMPKYGRQFSLERLHGPGPYSAPSPAYSGSSLYPPDAVASSGPIISDITELAPGSPLASAGGSIAERPLSSSPLVRVKEEPPSPPRSPRAEDASPSQPSSVVETPLSPTALIDSILRESEPAPAASAPALADAGGHPPSPRPASAPEKCLSVACLDNVARAPQMSGVARLFPCPSSSLHGRVQPGTELSDHLDAMDSNLDNLQTMLTSHGFSVDTSTLLDLFSPSVTVPDMSLPDLDSSLASIQELLSPQEPPRPLEAESSSPDSGKQLVHYTAQPLLLLDPGSVDVGGGDLPVLFELGDGSYFSEGDDYADDPTISLLTGSEPPKAKDPTVS from the exons AGTGGGAACAGCTTCCACGTGCTGGACCAGGGCCAGTTCGCCAAGGAGGTGCTGCCCAAGTACTTCAAGCACAGCAACATGGCCAGCTTCGTGCGGCAGCTCAACATGT ATGGCTTCCGGAAGGTGGTCCACATCGAGCAGGGCGGCCTGGTCAAGCCAGAGAGGGACGACACCGAGTTCCAGCACCCGTGCTTCCTGCGCGGCCAGGAGCAGCTCCTGGAGAACATCAAGAGGAAAGTGACCAGCGTGAgtagccctcctccctcccccacgtcCTCGGACTTCCCTCCAGGCCATCAGCAGGAGCAGCGTCCACCCCCTGTcctgctggcctggcctggctgcACCGAGCCCTCTTCCTGCTGGCAGCCCCTCCTCCGTCAGCCACCACAGCGAAGGCCCCTCCAGACCGGCAGCCCCTTGGCCCTTTCTGCTGTATCCCGCCCCCCCCAGGCCATCTCAGTGACTGCTCCCCTGGGGACCCAGGTGTCCACCCTGAGGAGCGAGGACATAAAGATTCACCAGGACAGTGTCACCAAGCTGCTGACTGACGTGCAGCTGATGAAGGGGAAGCAGGAGAGCATGGACTCGAAGCTGCTGGCCATGAAGCA TGAGAACGAGGCCCTGTGGCGGGAGGTGGCCAGCCTGCGGCAGAAGCACGCCCAACAGCAGAAAGTCGTCAACAAG CTCATCCAGTTCCTCATCTCGCTGGTGCAGTCGAACCGGATCCTGGGGGTGAAGAGAAAGAT ccCGCTGATGCTGAGCGACAGCAGCTCCGCGCACTCCATGCCCAAGTACGGCCGGCAGTTCTCTCTGGAGCGCCTCCATGGCCCGGGGCCCTACTCG GCTCCGTCCCCGGCCTATAGCGGCTCCAGCCTCTACCCCCCAGACGCCGTTGCCAGCTCCGGACCCATCATCTCCGACATCACCGAGCTGGCCCCCGGCAGCCCCTTGGCCTCCGCGGGCGGGAGCATAGCTGAGAG GCCCCTGTCCAGCAGCCCCCTGGTTCGAGTCAAGGAGGAGCCCCCCAGCCCACCTCGGAGCCCCCGGGCAGAGGATGCCAGTCCCAGCCAGCCGTCCTCCGTGGTGGAGACGCCCCTGTCCCCGACCGCCCTCATTGATTCCATCCTGCGGGAGAGCGAGCCTGCGCCGGCCGCCTCGGCCCCGGCCCTCGCCGATGCCGGGGGCCACCCCCCCTCGCCCCGGCCTGCCTCGGCCCCCGAGAAGTGCCTCAGCGTAGCCTGCCTGGACAA TGTGGCTCGCGCTCCACAGATGTCTGGGGTCGCCCgcctcttcccctgcccctctTCCTCTCTACATGGCCGAGTCCAGCCAGG GACCGAGCTTAGCGACCACCTGGATGCCATGGACTCCAACCTGGACAACCTGCAGACCATGCTGACAAGCCACGGCTTCAGCGTGGACACCAGCACCCTGCTGGAC TTGTTCAGCCCTTCGGTGACAGTGCCTGACATGAGCCTGCCCGACCTTGACAGCAGCCTGGCCAGC ATCCAGGAGCTCCTCTCTCCCCAGGAGCCCCCCAGGCCTCTTGAAGCAGAGAGCAGCAGCCCTGACTCAG GGAAGCAGCTGGTGCATTACACGGCCCAGCCCCTGCTGCTGCTGGACCCTGGCTCCGTGGACGTGGGGGGCGGCGACCTGCCGGTGCTCTTCGAGCTGGGAGACGGCTCCTACTTCTCCGAGGGGGACGACTACGCAGACGACCCCACCATCTCCCTGCTGACGGGTTCCGAGCCCCCCAAAGCCAAGGACCCCACTGTCTCCTAG
- the HSF1 gene encoding heat shock factor protein 1 isoform X3 — MDLPVGPGAAGPSNVPAFLTKLWTLVSDPDTDALICWSPSGNSFHVLDQGQFAKEVLPKYFKHSNMASFVRQLNMYGFRKVVHIEQGGLVKPERDDTEFQHPCFLRGQEQLLENIKRKVTSAISVTAPLGTQVSTLRSEDIKIHQDSVTKLLTDVQLMKGKQESMDSKLLAMKHENEALWREVASLRQKHAQQQKVVNKLIQFLISLVQSNRILGVKRKIPLMLSDSSSAHSMPKYGRQFSLERLHGPGPYSAPSPAYSGSSLYPPDAVASSGPIISDITELAPGSPLASAGGSIAERPLSSSPLVRVKEEPPSPPRSPRAEDASPSQPSSVVETPLSPTALIDSILRESEPAPAASAPALADAGGHPPSPRPASAPEKCLSVACLDNVARAPQMSGVARLFPCPSSSLHGRVQPGTELSDHLDAMDSNLDNLQTMLTSHGFSVDTSTLLDLFSPSVTVPDMSLPDLDSSLASEPPRPLEAESSSPDSGKQLVHYTAQPLLLLDPGSVDVGGGDLPVLFELGDGSYFSEGDDYADDPTISLLTGSEPPKAKDPTVS, encoded by the exons AGTGGGAACAGCTTCCACGTGCTGGACCAGGGCCAGTTCGCCAAGGAGGTGCTGCCCAAGTACTTCAAGCACAGCAACATGGCCAGCTTCGTGCGGCAGCTCAACATGT ATGGCTTCCGGAAGGTGGTCCACATCGAGCAGGGCGGCCTGGTCAAGCCAGAGAGGGACGACACCGAGTTCCAGCACCCGTGCTTCCTGCGCGGCCAGGAGCAGCTCCTGGAGAACATCAAGAGGAAAGTGACCAGC GCCATCTCAGTGACTGCTCCCCTGGGGACCCAGGTGTCCACCCTGAGGAGCGAGGACATAAAGATTCACCAGGACAGTGTCACCAAGCTGCTGACTGACGTGCAGCTGATGAAGGGGAAGCAGGAGAGCATGGACTCGAAGCTGCTGGCCATGAAGCA TGAGAACGAGGCCCTGTGGCGGGAGGTGGCCAGCCTGCGGCAGAAGCACGCCCAACAGCAGAAAGTCGTCAACAAG CTCATCCAGTTCCTCATCTCGCTGGTGCAGTCGAACCGGATCCTGGGGGTGAAGAGAAAGAT ccCGCTGATGCTGAGCGACAGCAGCTCCGCGCACTCCATGCCCAAGTACGGCCGGCAGTTCTCTCTGGAGCGCCTCCATGGCCCGGGGCCCTACTCG GCTCCGTCCCCGGCCTATAGCGGCTCCAGCCTCTACCCCCCAGACGCCGTTGCCAGCTCCGGACCCATCATCTCCGACATCACCGAGCTGGCCCCCGGCAGCCCCTTGGCCTCCGCGGGCGGGAGCATAGCTGAGAG GCCCCTGTCCAGCAGCCCCCTGGTTCGAGTCAAGGAGGAGCCCCCCAGCCCACCTCGGAGCCCCCGGGCAGAGGATGCCAGTCCCAGCCAGCCGTCCTCCGTGGTGGAGACGCCCCTGTCCCCGACCGCCCTCATTGATTCCATCCTGCGGGAGAGCGAGCCTGCGCCGGCCGCCTCGGCCCCGGCCCTCGCCGATGCCGGGGGCCACCCCCCCTCGCCCCGGCCTGCCTCGGCCCCCGAGAAGTGCCTCAGCGTAGCCTGCCTGGACAA TGTGGCTCGCGCTCCACAGATGTCTGGGGTCGCCCgcctcttcccctgcccctctTCCTCTCTACATGGCCGAGTCCAGCCAGG GACCGAGCTTAGCGACCACCTGGATGCCATGGACTCCAACCTGGACAACCTGCAGACCATGCTGACAAGCCACGGCTTCAGCGTGGACACCAGCACCCTGCTGGAC TTGTTCAGCCCTTCGGTGACAGTGCCTGACATGAGCCTGCCCGACCTTGACAGCAGCCTGGCCAGC GAGCCCCCCAGGCCTCTTGAAGCAGAGAGCAGCAGCCCTGACTCAG GGAAGCAGCTGGTGCATTACACGGCCCAGCCCCTGCTGCTGCTGGACCCTGGCTCCGTGGACGTGGGGGGCGGCGACCTGCCGGTGCTCTTCGAGCTGGGAGACGGCTCCTACTTCTCCGAGGGGGACGACTACGCAGACGACCCCACCATCTCCCTGCTGACGGGTTCCGAGCCCCCCAAAGCCAAGGACCCCACTGTCTCCTAG